A genome region from Ralstonia solanacearum K60 includes the following:
- a CDS encoding response regulator — MKLLLIEDNAPLAQWLSEALRRAQFTVDHASDGESADTLLLTQHYDVVLLDLQLPSLSGRAVLQRLRDRRNAVPVMILTASGGIDDKVACLGAGADDYLVKPFEIRELIARIQVLVRRNTPANAVELQCGDLSYHTGSRTFALSGRPLVLPAREHTVLEILMLKLGRTVSKPALVNGVFGLEDDASPEAIEIYIHRLRKKLEHSAATIVTLRGLGYLLRDASTQ; from the coding sequence ATGAAGCTGCTCCTGATCGAGGACAACGCCCCCCTGGCACAGTGGCTGTCCGAAGCCCTGCGCCGTGCGCAGTTTACGGTCGATCATGCCAGCGATGGCGAATCGGCCGATACCCTGTTGCTGACGCAGCACTATGACGTCGTGCTGCTTGACCTGCAGTTGCCGTCGCTGTCGGGCCGTGCCGTGCTGCAGCGCTTGCGCGACCGGCGCAACGCCGTGCCGGTGATGATCCTGACCGCCTCCGGTGGCATCGACGACAAGGTCGCCTGCCTGGGCGCCGGCGCGGATGACTACCTCGTCAAGCCGTTCGAGATCCGCGAACTGATCGCCCGCATCCAGGTGCTGGTGCGCCGCAACACGCCGGCCAACGCGGTCGAGTTGCAGTGCGGTGACCTGTCTTACCACACCGGCAGCCGCACCTTCGCACTGTCCGGACGGCCGCTGGTGCTGCCCGCGCGTGAGCACACCGTGCTGGAGATCCTGATGCTCAAGCTCGGGCGCACGGTGTCCAAGCCGGCGCTGGTCAACGGCGTGTTCGGGCTGGAGGACGACGCCAGCCCCGAGGCGATCGAGATCTACATCCATCGGTTGCGCAAGAAGCTCGAACATTCCGCTGCCACCATCGTCACCCTGCGCGGGCTCGGCTATCTGTTGCGCGATGCGTCGACCCAGTAG
- a CDS encoding HsdM family class I SAM-dependent methyltransferase has translation MMTADLQRHVDRLWDTFCAEGIADPIEIIEQLTCLLCLKRQDDRHALAIHLARRTGQPPGSTPRPVFREDQDTLRWSVFRTLNPQDRFDTMSAHGIPFLRALGDRDPVCGRHLRDIRFTLPTPALLDKVVQQLDAIPLHRRDVRGAVYDALLGRIPQAGQGGQFHTPRHIVRFMVALTRPAPSDTLCDPAAGTGGFLAAAGEYLRREHPGLLHDTQQAAHFHHGMFHGYEIDRTILRIGSMNLLLHGVEGPDLRDHDALAPTDTNEAGAYSLVLAHPPFTGDVDHGSVDPDLLHRVRTRKAELLFLARCLHLLRPGGRAAVIVPDGVLFGSGIAHRTLRRMLVENHQLEGVIKLPAGVFRPYAGIGTAILLFTRTDTGGTGHVWFYDLRADGFSLDAPRTPLLPEDRLGATPAAPWAPHDHASNNLPDALRRWSQREAGERGNPRSAQSFCVPKRDIAAQGYDLTLNRYQERARCPSPTAA, from the coding sequence ATGATGACCGCCGACCTCCAGCGCCATGTCGACCGCCTCTGGGATACCTTCTGCGCCGAGGGCATTGCCGACCCGATCGAGATCATCGAACAGTTGACCTGCCTGCTCTGCCTCAAGCGGCAGGATGACCGGCATGCACTGGCCATCCACCTCGCCAGACGGACCGGGCAGCCGCCCGGATCCACCCCCCGCCCGGTCTTCAGAGAAGACCAGGACACCCTGCGCTGGAGCGTGTTCAGGACATTGAACCCGCAAGACCGGTTCGACACGATGTCCGCGCACGGCATCCCGTTCCTGCGCGCCCTGGGCGACAGGGACCCGGTCTGCGGCCGCCACCTGCGGGACATCCGCTTCACCCTGCCCACGCCCGCACTCCTGGACAAGGTCGTGCAACAGCTGGACGCCATCCCCCTGCACCGGCGCGATGTCCGGGGCGCCGTATACGATGCCCTGCTCGGCAGGATTCCCCAGGCCGGACAGGGCGGACAGTTCCACACGCCACGCCACATCGTCCGCTTCATGGTAGCGCTCACGCGGCCCGCCCCTTCCGACACCCTCTGCGACCCGGCCGCCGGCACCGGCGGCTTCCTGGCCGCCGCCGGCGAATACCTGCGCCGCGAGCATCCCGGCCTGCTGCATGACACGCAGCAAGCCGCGCACTTTCATCACGGCATGTTCCACGGCTATGAGATCGACCGCACCATACTGCGGATCGGCAGCATGAACCTGCTGCTGCACGGCGTGGAAGGCCCCGACCTGCGCGACCACGATGCGCTCGCCCCAACGGATACGAACGAAGCGGGGGCCTATTCCCTGGTTCTCGCCCACCCACCGTTCACCGGCGATGTCGACCACGGCAGCGTCGACCCCGACCTGCTGCACCGGGTCAGGACCCGGAAGGCCGAACTGCTGTTTCTCGCCCGCTGCCTGCACCTGCTGAGGCCGGGCGGCCGCGCGGCCGTGATCGTGCCCGACGGCGTGCTGTTCGGCTCCGGCATCGCGCACAGGACACTGCGCAGAATGCTGGTGGAAAACCATCAGCTGGAAGGTGTCATCAAGCTGCCCGCGGGAGTCTTCAGGCCGTATGCCGGCATCGGCACCGCCATCCTGCTGTTCACCAGGACCGACACGGGCGGCACCGGCCACGTCTGGTTCTACGATCTGCGGGCCGATGGCTTCAGCCTGGATGCTCCGCGCACGCCGTTGCTGCCGGAAGACCGGCTGGGCGCCACGCCCGCCGCACCATGGGCGCCACACGATCACGCCAGCAACAACCTGCCCGACGCGCTGCGCCGCTGGAGCCAACGCGAGGCGGGCGAGCGCGGCAACCCGCGCAGCGCGCAGAGCTTCTGCGTACCCAAGCGCGACATCGCGGCGCAGGGCTATGACCTGACCTTGAACCGCTACCAGGAGCGCGCGCGATGCCCGAGCCCGACCGCTGCCTGA
- a CDS encoding sensor histidine kinase, producing MRRPSSPASPASRARSLRSRLALWLALPLAVYVGADGWLDLAAARHNADVVHFHALNTAAQMISGQIEWSDEGRLRVTVPPAALAVFAAPEVAVRDQVSYQVITESGRLLAGRLDFGTRQPFGGAGWPEAGIYSDALAEPGVAQAQPVHVAAVMRTMYDAGRSERVLTRVAQTTNGRDAMIRQLWWPSLVRQMVLVGLALAMILIGLTLELRPILRLADNVSARAPTDLAPLDAATLQRELQPIALALNQYLRRIADNAGAQKRFIADAAHQMRTPLAILATQMQVAAQANADDGLREVLHAARTSTRNLADLINDLLLLSQAENAQVASEPVDLVPLARGVLEDLALLADGRRIDLGMEGAERPVWTAGNRTLLAAMLFNLVDNAVRYTHEGGRVTVQVTANYGWAMLSVTDDGPGIPPEAHARVFERFTRLPGTSTEGSGLGLAIVRQIVETMGGQIALASGPGGVGLVVTVWLRRAGEPPSESRAKVG from the coding sequence ATGCGTCGACCCAGTAGTCCGGCGTCGCCGGCGTCGCGCGCGCGCAGCCTGCGCTCGCGGCTGGCCCTGTGGCTGGCCTTGCCGCTGGCCGTGTACGTGGGCGCGGACGGCTGGCTCGATCTGGCCGCCGCGCGCCACAACGCCGACGTGGTCCACTTCCATGCGCTCAACACGGCCGCGCAGATGATCAGCGGCCAGATCGAATGGAGCGACGAAGGCCGCTTGCGCGTGACGGTGCCGCCGGCGGCGCTGGCGGTCTTTGCCGCGCCGGAGGTGGCGGTGCGCGACCAGGTGTCCTACCAGGTCATCACCGAGAGCGGGCGGCTGCTGGCCGGGCGGCTCGACTTTGGCACCCGGCAGCCGTTTGGCGGCGCGGGCTGGCCCGAGGCCGGCATTTACAGCGATGCCCTGGCCGAGCCGGGTGTCGCGCAGGCGCAGCCCGTGCATGTTGCCGCGGTGATGCGGACCATGTACGACGCGGGCCGCTCCGAACGCGTGCTGACGCGCGTGGCGCAGACCACCAACGGCCGCGATGCCATGATCCGCCAACTGTGGTGGCCGTCGCTGGTGCGCCAGATGGTGCTGGTGGGGCTGGCGCTGGCGATGATCCTGATCGGCCTGACGCTGGAGTTGCGGCCGATCCTGAGGCTGGCCGACAACGTGTCCGCGCGCGCGCCGACCGACCTCGCGCCGCTCGACGCCGCCACCTTGCAGCGCGAACTGCAGCCGATCGCCCTGGCGCTGAACCAGTACCTGCGCCGCATCGCTGACAACGCCGGCGCGCAGAAGCGCTTCATTGCCGATGCGGCGCACCAGATGCGCACCCCCTTGGCGATTCTCGCCACGCAGATGCAGGTGGCGGCGCAGGCCAACGCCGACGACGGCCTGCGCGAGGTCTTGCACGCCGCGCGTACCAGTACGCGCAACCTGGCGGACCTGATCAACGACCTGCTGTTGCTGTCGCAGGCGGAGAACGCGCAGGTGGCGAGCGAGCCGGTGGACCTGGTGCCGCTCGCGCGCGGTGTGCTGGAAGACCTGGCGCTGCTGGCCGATGGCCGCCGCATCGACCTGGGCATGGAGGGGGCCGAGCGTCCGGTGTGGACCGCCGGCAACCGTACGCTGCTCGCCGCGATGCTGTTCAACCTGGTCGACAACGCGGTGCGCTACACCCACGAAGGCGGCCGCGTGACGGTCCAGGTGACGGCCAACTACGGCTGGGCCATGCTGAGTGTCACCGACGATGGCCCGGGCATTCCGCCCGAGGCGCATGCGCGCGTGTTCGAGCGCTTTACGCGGCTGCCCGGCACGAGCACCGAAGGCAGTGGCCTGGGCCTGGCCATCGTGCGGCAGATCGTCGAGACCATGGGCGGGCAGATCGCCCTGGCGTCGGGCCCGGGGGGCGTCGGACTGGTGGTGACGGTGTGGCTGCGGCGGGCGGGCGAGCCGCCGAGCGAATCCAGGGCGAAGGTGGGTTGA
- a CDS encoding MFS transporter, with the protein MPTLAPQRERRLLWLLALTQFTIIMDFMVMMPLGPQIMHTFGIGPAAFATAVSAYSWCSGASGLLAATYIDRFDRRRLLLVVYALFSLSNLACALASTFPLLLAARAFAGLSGGVLGSVILAIVSDVIPPARRGAATGVIMSSFALAAVAGVPIGIALGAHLGWAAPFFLLAVLTAVFWLGARRTVPSLTQHLREGGDSLGRILGGLWQLLTHPHHLRAFVLTLVMMTAHMMVIPFISPVLVANHGVAPQDLSWLYVAGGAATFFTSRAVGRLADRYGRRRAFVVAALLSCIPVLVMTHLPDWPFVGMLLFFPCFMVILSSRMVPMQALMTTVPAPQVRGAFLSANSAVMSLGTGCGAWLGGLLLSTGAGGHIDGYGVNGWVAVAASLFCVLWVRNVKGSDAHRDPSMHAQRPASAQNEAERA; encoded by the coding sequence ATGCCCACGCTCGCCCCCCAACGCGAACGCCGCCTGCTGTGGCTGCTGGCACTGACGCAGTTCACCATCATCATGGACTTCATGGTGATGATGCCGCTCGGGCCCCAGATCATGCACACCTTCGGCATCGGCCCGGCGGCGTTCGCCACGGCCGTGTCGGCGTATTCGTGGTGCTCGGGCGCGTCCGGCCTGCTGGCGGCCACGTATATCGACCGCTTCGACCGCCGGCGCCTGCTGCTGGTGGTGTATGCGCTGTTCTCGCTGTCCAACCTGGCCTGCGCGCTGGCGAGCACCTTTCCGCTACTGCTGGCGGCGCGGGCGTTTGCCGGCCTGTCGGGCGGGGTGCTGGGCTCGGTCATCCTGGCCATCGTGTCGGATGTGATCCCGCCGGCGCGGCGGGGCGCGGCCACCGGGGTGATCATGTCGTCGTTTGCGCTGGCGGCGGTAGCGGGGGTGCCGATCGGCATCGCACTCGGCGCGCACCTGGGCTGGGCGGCTCCGTTCTTCCTGCTGGCGGTACTGACGGCGGTGTTCTGGCTGGGCGCGCGGCGGACCGTACCGTCACTCACTCAACACCTGCGCGAAGGCGGCGATTCGCTCGGCCGCATCCTCGGCGGGCTGTGGCAACTGCTGACCCATCCGCACCACCTGCGCGCCTTTGTGCTGACCTTGGTGATGATGACGGCGCACATGATGGTGATCCCGTTCATCTCGCCGGTGCTGGTGGCCAACCACGGCGTGGCGCCGCAGGATCTGTCCTGGCTCTATGTGGCGGGCGGCGCGGCGACATTCTTCACCTCGCGCGCGGTCGGCAGGCTGGCCGACCGCTATGGCCGCCGCCGCGCGTTCGTGGTCGCCGCGCTGCTGTCGTGCATTCCCGTGCTGGTCATGACGCATCTGCCGGACTGGCCGTTCGTCGGCATGCTGCTGTTCTTCCCGTGCTTCATGGTGATCCTGTCCAGCCGAATGGTGCCGATGCAGGCACTGATGACCACGGTGCCGGCGCCGCAGGTGCGCGGGGCCTTCCTGTCGGCCAACAGTGCGGTGATGTCGCTCGGCACCGGCTGCGGGGCCTGGCTGGGCGGCTTGCTGCTCTCCACCGGCGCGGGCGGGCATATCGACGGCTACGGTGTCAATGGCTGGGTGGCCGTGGCGGCCTCGCTGTTCTGCGTGCTGTGGGTCCGCAACGTCAAGGGGTCGGATGCGCATAGGGATCCGTCGATGCATGCACAGCGCCCCGCATCCGCACAGAACGAGGCCGAGCGCGCCTGA
- a CDS encoding polyketide cyclase, with the protein MPHPVRTLTVNIERSCEAVAAFLAEPLNFPAWATGLASGIAPGTQGSGAAPDEWIAQAPQGAVFVRFSPANPFGMADHWVRLPDDTVVYVPLRAMRNGSGTTVALTLFRLPGMDDAQFEADAQWVQRDLAKLKTVLESVTA; encoded by the coding sequence ATGCCGCATCCCGTCCGCACACTCACGGTCAACATCGAGCGTTCTTGCGAGGCCGTTGCCGCCTTCCTGGCCGAGCCGCTCAACTTTCCCGCCTGGGCGACCGGGCTCGCCAGCGGCATCGCGCCCGGCACGCAGGGTTCGGGCGCCGCACCGGACGAGTGGATCGCCCAGGCGCCGCAGGGCGCGGTGTTCGTCCGCTTCAGTCCGGCCAACCCGTTTGGCATGGCCGATCACTGGGTCCGTCTGCCCGACGACACCGTGGTCTACGTGCCGCTGCGCGCCATGCGCAACGGCAGCGGTACCACCGTCGCCTTGACGCTGTTCCGGCTGCCGGGCATGGACGACGCGCAGTTCGAGGCCGATGCGCAGTGGGTGCAGCGCGACCTGGCGAAGCTGAAGACGGTGCTCGAGTCGGTGACGGCCTAG
- a CDS encoding DEAD/DEAH box helicase family protein, with protein sequence MSSTDRQAARERAARRRDAPAPDSHAAGDDAIERLLRAAGWPLTGPDDTAFPITGLPTPQGKGYVDYVLWGDHRKPLAIAEARHTRRSARAGQQRARQCADCLEAMTGQRPLIYCTNGRDHWLWDDRTGPPRAVQGFHRKDELERLIERRTRRQPLATAAIDTAIAERPHQHRAIRRIAEAFEQDRLRGALVSMPSGTGKTRTAIALIDLLIRCHWIKRTLFLADRAAQLQRAAAAFATHLPGATLVDPAKDAAPEGDVYLSTCPAALDWLDGTDDAPRFGPGHFDLVIVDVAHRGTCRQYRAIFSYFDALLVGLTATPKDAIDRNTYDVFGLTAGVPTDAYGLEEAIADHHLVPPRTVSVPVRPQREGIRYDDLSDMEKDRQDTLEWDDDNATDASAPEAADAWLHHQDAVDEMIALVMEGRGHRVAGGDWIGKTLIFARNHDHARFIAGRFDANYPQYKGELACVITYEAGQTQTLADAFSVADRMPRIAISAGPLDIDIAVPEVVNLVFFRRVRSRARFWRMVGCGTRPCRDLYGPGQDKQDVLVFDFCRNLAFFNVDAEATAQTLPEPLSRRVFRARLELLTRLQTRPAALSVQEARASYGNPPTPATLHDDIAHWLHRQVASMSTDNFAVRAKHRYVCPYTRREAWRHLSPAQAEELAEHVSGLPTTLRDDSDEAARRFDLLMLRLQLCVLRGEPAPERLKTPVRSVAKALLAQTCHPAVRDQAGWLAALAEEDWWSDTSVLQLEQARRRLRPLAHLIDAETRRQLALADRADTAGPGTEITVTAYADDTGSERFRAKARGFLRARQHLPTLRKLRHNEPLTADDLAGLEQRLVADGIGSGEDIDRVRRASGGLGVFVRGLIGLDRAAATAALSGIIGSEAMTADQREFIDLVVMHLTGHGTMDAARLYASPFTDIAPQGPDGLFAPETVDALVTALRQIKARAVAT encoded by the coding sequence ATGTCCTCCACTGACCGCCAGGCCGCGCGTGAGAGGGCGGCCCGCCGTCGGGACGCCCCCGCGCCGGACAGCCACGCCGCCGGCGACGACGCGATCGAACGCCTGTTGCGCGCGGCCGGCTGGCCGCTCACCGGCCCCGACGACACGGCGTTTCCCATCACCGGTCTGCCCACGCCCCAGGGCAAGGGCTACGTCGACTACGTACTCTGGGGCGATCACCGCAAGCCGCTCGCCATCGCCGAAGCCCGGCACACGCGGCGCAGCGCCCGTGCCGGCCAGCAGCGCGCCCGACAGTGCGCGGACTGCCTGGAAGCCATGACCGGCCAGCGGCCGCTGATCTACTGCACCAACGGCCGCGACCATTGGCTCTGGGACGATCGCACCGGCCCGCCGCGCGCCGTGCAGGGCTTCCACCGCAAGGACGAACTGGAACGGCTGATCGAGCGCCGCACGCGCCGGCAACCGCTGGCCACGGCGGCCATCGATACCGCCATTGCCGAGCGGCCCCACCAGCACCGCGCCATCCGGCGCATCGCGGAAGCCTTCGAGCAGGACCGGCTGCGCGGCGCCCTGGTCTCCATGCCCTCCGGCACCGGAAAAACCCGCACGGCAATCGCGCTGATCGACCTGCTGATACGCTGCCATTGGATCAAGCGCACGCTGTTCCTGGCCGACCGCGCGGCGCAACTCCAGCGGGCGGCCGCGGCCTTCGCGACGCACCTGCCGGGCGCCACGCTGGTCGACCCCGCCAAGGACGCGGCGCCGGAAGGCGACGTCTATCTCTCCACCTGCCCGGCCGCGCTGGACTGGCTCGACGGGACCGACGATGCCCCACGATTCGGTCCCGGCCACTTCGACCTGGTGATCGTGGACGTTGCACACCGCGGCACCTGCCGGCAATACCGCGCCATCTTCTCGTATTTCGATGCATTGCTGGTCGGTCTGACCGCCACACCCAAGGACGCGATCGATCGCAACACCTACGACGTGTTCGGCCTGACCGCGGGTGTCCCCACGGATGCCTACGGCCTGGAAGAGGCCATTGCCGACCACCATCTCGTACCGCCTCGCACCGTGTCCGTGCCCGTCCGGCCGCAGCGCGAGGGCATCCGCTATGACGACCTGTCCGACATGGAGAAAGACCGGCAGGACACCCTGGAATGGGACGACGACAATGCTACGGATGCGTCAGCCCCCGAGGCCGCCGACGCCTGGCTGCACCACCAGGACGCCGTCGACGAGATGATCGCCCTCGTGATGGAGGGACGTGGCCATCGCGTGGCGGGCGGCGACTGGATCGGCAAGACCCTCATCTTTGCCAGGAACCACGACCATGCGAGATTCATCGCCGGACGCTTCGACGCCAACTACCCGCAATACAAGGGCGAACTGGCCTGCGTGATCACGTACGAGGCCGGACAGACGCAAACCCTGGCCGATGCTTTCTCGGTGGCCGACCGGATGCCGCGCATCGCCATTTCAGCCGGCCCGCTCGACATCGACATCGCGGTGCCGGAAGTGGTGAACCTCGTGTTCTTCCGACGCGTGCGCTCCAGGGCCCGGTTCTGGCGGATGGTCGGCTGCGGCACGCGGCCGTGCAGGGACCTGTACGGGCCGGGACAGGACAAGCAGGATGTCCTGGTCTTCGACTTCTGCCGGAACCTCGCCTTCTTCAACGTGGATGCCGAGGCCACGGCGCAAACCCTGCCCGAACCGCTCAGCCGGCGCGTGTTTCGGGCACGGCTCGAACTGCTGACCCGCCTGCAAACGCGGCCGGCCGCCCTCAGCGTCCAGGAAGCGCGCGCCAGCTACGGCAATCCGCCGACCCCGGCGACATTGCACGACGACATTGCGCACTGGCTGCACCGGCAGGTCGCGTCGATGTCGACCGACAACTTCGCCGTGCGCGCCAAGCACCGGTATGTCTGCCCCTATACCCGCAGGGAAGCCTGGCGGCACCTCAGCCCGGCACAGGCCGAGGAACTGGCGGAGCACGTCTCCGGCCTGCCCACCACGCTGCGCGACGACAGCGACGAGGCGGCCAGGCGCTTCGACCTGCTGATGCTGCGTCTGCAACTGTGCGTGCTGCGCGGCGAGCCGGCGCCCGAGCGCCTGAAAACGCCGGTGCGCAGCGTGGCAAAAGCGTTGCTCGCGCAAACATGCCATCCTGCCGTGCGCGATCAGGCCGGGTGGCTCGCGGCCTTGGCGGAAGAGGACTGGTGGAGCGATACCTCCGTCCTTCAGCTGGAACAGGCGCGGCGGCGTCTGCGCCCGCTCGCCCACCTGATCGACGCGGAAACGCGACGGCAGTTGGCCCTCGCCGACCGTGCCGATACGGCCGGCCCCGGCACCGAAATCACCGTGACCGCATACGCCGACGACACCGGCTCCGAGCGCTTCCGTGCAAAGGCACGCGGGTTCCTGCGCGCGCGCCAACACCTTCCGACACTGCGCAAGCTGCGGCACAACGAGCCGTTGACCGCCGACGACCTGGCCGGGCTGGAACAGAGGCTGGTGGCTGACGGTATCGGCAGCGGGGAGGACATCGATCGCGTACGGCGCGCGTCGGGCGGGCTGGGCGTCTTCGTGCGCGGGCTGATCGGCCTGGATCGAGCAGCCGCGACGGCGGCACTCTCCGGCATCATCGGCAGCGAAGCCATGACGGCCGACCAGCGCGAATTCATCGATCTGGTCGTCATGCACCTGACCGGACACGGCACCATGGACGCCGCGCGCCTGTATGCCTCGCCATTCACCGACATCGCGCCGCAAGGTCCGGACGGCCTGTTCGCGCCCGAGACTGTCGACGCGCTGGTCACCGCCCTGCGGCAGATCAAGGCACGCGCCGTCGCCACGTAG
- a CDS encoding globin domain-containing protein yields MLSEQSKPLIDASVPVLREHGLTITQTFYRNMFASHPELTNLFNMGNQANGSQQQSLASAVFAYAANHGNNAALAPVVGRIVHKHAAVGIRPSHYPIVARHLLGAIAEVLGDAATPALLAAWDEAYWLLAAELIAAEARLYAHMQSGPDHRQPVRIIERRQQAEDVVSFTLEAVGGTTLADFLPGQYISVQVELAPGVLPQRQYSLSDAPNGRTWRISVKRDAGEAGRPAGTVSNWLHENARQGEVLLVSQPYGDFVPQLATDNPIVLMSAGVGITPMIAALNTLAGQNVARKVVFSHASRTASHVAHADDLERAARVLPDFEAHVFLESGEAEAFASRPAQPGRMTVDAFLDGKVADADFYLCGPLPFMQAQRAALLAGGVPAARIHREVFGPDLLDDIL; encoded by the coding sequence ATGCTGTCGGAACAGTCCAAGCCCCTGATCGATGCGAGTGTGCCGGTGCTGCGCGAACACGGCCTGACGATCACCCAGACCTTCTACCGCAACATGTTCGCCAGTCACCCGGAGCTGACCAACCTGTTCAACATGGGCAACCAGGCCAACGGCTCGCAGCAGCAGTCGCTGGCCTCGGCGGTGTTCGCCTATGCCGCCAACCACGGCAACAATGCCGCGCTGGCGCCGGTGGTCGGCCGCATCGTCCACAAGCATGCGGCCGTCGGCATCCGCCCGAGCCACTACCCGATCGTTGCGCGGCATCTGCTGGGCGCGATCGCCGAGGTGCTGGGCGATGCCGCCACGCCTGCCTTGCTGGCGGCGTGGGACGAGGCGTACTGGCTGCTCGCCGCTGAGCTGATCGCCGCGGAGGCCCGCCTGTACGCGCACATGCAGAGCGGCCCGGACCATCGCCAGCCCGTGCGCATCATCGAGCGCCGCCAGCAGGCCGAGGACGTGGTGTCGTTCACGCTGGAAGCCGTCGGCGGGACCACTCTGGCCGATTTCCTGCCGGGCCAGTACATCTCGGTGCAGGTAGAGCTGGCGCCGGGCGTGTTGCCGCAGCGCCAGTACAGCCTGTCGGACGCGCCCAACGGCCGCACCTGGCGCATTTCCGTCAAGCGTGACGCTGGCGAGGCCGGCCGTCCGGCCGGCACCGTGTCGAACTGGCTGCACGAGAACGCACGCCAGGGCGAGGTCCTGCTGGTCAGCCAGCCCTATGGCGACTTCGTTCCGCAACTCGCTACCGACAACCCCATCGTGCTGATGTCGGCCGGGGTCGGCATCACGCCGATGATCGCCGCGCTCAACACGCTGGCCGGGCAGAATGTCGCGCGCAAGGTGGTGTTCAGCCATGCGAGCCGGACGGCGTCCCACGTTGCGCACGCCGACGACCTGGAGCGCGCCGCGCGGGTCCTGCCCGATTTCGAGGCGCATGTGTTCCTGGAATCGGGCGAAGCCGAGGCCTTCGCGTCGCGTCCGGCGCAGCCGGGGCGCATGACGGTCGATGCCTTCCTCGACGGCAAGGTTGCCGATGCCGATTTCTACCTGTGCGGTCCGCTGCCGTTCATGCAGGCGCAGCGTGCGGCGTTGCTCGCCGGCGGCGTGCCGGCGGCGCGCATCCACCGCGAGGTGTTCGGGCCCGATCTGCTGGACGACATCCTCTGA
- a CDS encoding Rrf2 family transcriptional regulator yields MRLTDYTDYSLRTLIYVAVHPDTLVTIQQVADAFGIPKNHLIKIVQGLGQDGFLHTVRGRAGGITLGRPAADINIGDVVRATEPDFSLVECFHGADNHCIITRVCGLRGVLAAALQAYFEVLDTYTLQDLIDKPAALNRVLAEGVAVAMPGKGRAPKAAPAAGTRARKSS; encoded by the coding sequence ATGCGACTTACCGACTACACCGACTACAGCCTGCGCACGCTGATCTACGTAGCCGTGCATCCCGATACGCTGGTGACCATCCAGCAGGTCGCCGACGCGTTCGGCATTCCCAAGAACCACCTGATCAAGATCGTGCAGGGACTCGGTCAGGACGGCTTTCTGCATACCGTGCGAGGGCGCGCGGGCGGCATCACGCTGGGGCGCCCCGCGGCCGACATCAACATCGGCGACGTAGTACGCGCGACCGAGCCGGACTTCAGCCTGGTGGAATGCTTCCACGGCGCCGACAACCATTGCATCATCACCCGCGTCTGCGGGCTGCGCGGCGTGCTGGCCGCCGCCCTGCAGGCGTACTTCGAGGTGCTGGACACGTACACGCTGCAAGACCTGATCGACAAGCCCGCTGCACTGAACCGCGTGCTGGCCGAAGGCGTGGCGGTGGCGATGCCGGGCAAGGGCAGGGCACCCAAGGCGGCTCCGGCTGCCGGCACGCGCGCGCGCAAAAGCAGCTGA